One genomic segment of Schistosoma haematobium chromosome 6, whole genome shotgun sequence includes these proteins:
- the ZMYM3 gene encoding Zinc finger MYM-type protein 3 (EggNog:ENOG410W1T9~COG:S): protein MTAYATNIPAIDPSLGQLVELPIDQAGAYVIQDASGGQIQLGSVQGGKSLLKPELAQHLSQHTGYKSNVGRGGFTLSSNDARWVPLNANRGSRSITSRKPLNASAPAAQSAGLQSTVLAPAASGLLSLGTRYTPSSATVFGTTGGGSISGVNQGITGAGAATMIPSGTPSSNIVSGGVSAIGSMGVDRDSGYRLAAAIAGTSGRGRPRGRRPLRGQFPVVPIDMVRQLGIEQQVILQPAAPVAMRNKAVLCRPLSMCRKTQANATTYENLSQHGVAVQTDNSLTATESSNKNDKTSLGIEMQTQTVDTKPVESDDDDDDDDDDDMVPVGEIEDDQILMKSDQPSFSCAETSTADDIAFVESGTQTDLTDEDELKKMPLVLPIPIPVPIYVPFPVCLYARPVPYAIPYPLPCPVPIPLVFDATPETPHVEDQGQQVDLSTGRALIDSSVKFNVHDSSVTVGDNDNQADTQVGDLERSTQSIDYPCTSSMSNDEEGDIETIEEPSDAPGKSRNVSNLKRPAPEESSSSDSWASESTATQQSNEHNPPFHHHQSMTSVVSHSSSGREIDQSLPPPPPTKRSRQTLTPILTSDANYHLKFSYGINAWRHWVQQKSTSSSTDKPRSNAAAMQQYSHLYADLLNMSDADLNIALSQFVREVRKPNNECYVADSIFYLCLGIQEYLNENGRTVNLFGDPAFTSLSRALNEILANFQPRISPEGLLICRIEEEHLWEAKQLGSQSAEILLFTMLYYNTKHIGLRLGTVHRQLSFSQFQISETAVLCHLPGNMFGESDDSITTLSLDANPQNPQRCPVKLYKAYFARCPPELLDSDSVFYLNPLYPPQSDLWFSTNPVRPTELQVILNRIKMVKEIQEAFMNSQPDGGF from the exons ATGACAGCATATGC CACCAACATACCTGCCATAGATCCCAGTTTAGGACAACTCGTTGAATTACCAATAGATCAAGCTGGCGCATACGTTATCCAAGATGCAAGTGGTGGTCAAATCCAGTTAGGCAGTGTTCAGGGTGGAAAGAGTTTACTGAAACCCGAATTAGCCCAACACTTAAGCCAGCATACTGGTTACAAG TCGAATGTTGGCAGAGGAGGCTTCACTTTGAGTAGTAATGATGCTCGTTGGGTTCCACTCAATGCAAATCGTGGATCACGTAGCATCACCAG CCGTAAACCTCTAAATGCAAGTGCTCCTGCAGCTCAATCAGCTGGACTGCAATCTACTGTACTGGCACCTGCAGCTTCAGGATTACTATCCTTGGGTACTCGTTATACTCCGTCTTCGGCTACTGTATTTGGTACGACAGGAGGAGGCTCGATATCTGGTGTTAATCAAGGTATAACTGGTGCAGGGGCAGCTACAATGATACCTTCGGGCACACCATCCAGTAATATTGTTTCAGGCGGTGTTAGTGCAATAGGCAGCATGGGTGTGGATCGAGACTCTGGTTATCGTTTAGCCGCCGCAATAGCTGGTACTAGTGGTCGAGGCCGCCCTCGAGGTCGAAGGCCTTTGAGG GGTCAGTTTCCTGTTGTTCCAATTGATATGGTTCGACAATTGGGCATTGAACAACAAGTCATTTTACAACCGGCGGCCCCAGTTGCCATGCGCAACAAAGCTGTGTTATGTCGACCATTGTCCATGTGTCGTAAAACTCAAGCGAATGCAACAACATACGAGAATTTATCCCAACATGGTGTTGCTGTGCAAACGGATAATTCTCTAACTGCAACAGAATCAAGTAACAAAAATGATAAAACATCTCTTGGGATTGAAATGCAAACCCAGACTGTTGACACAAAACCAGTTGagagtgatgatgatgatgatgatgatgacgatgatgatatGGTACCTGTAGGTGAAATTGAAGATGATCAAATATTAATGAAATCTGACCAACCAAGTTTTAGTTGTGCTGAGACATCAACTGCTGATGACATCGCTTTTGTCGAATCTGGCACTCAAACAG ATTTAACCGATGAAGATGAATTGAAAAAAATGCCACTTGTACTACCCATACCTATCCCGGTTCCAATCTATGTACCTTTTCCAGTATGTTTATACGCAAGACCAGTGCCATATGCAATCCCCTATCCGTTACCATGTCCAGTTCCAATTCCACTTGTCTTCGATGCTACTCCAGAAACTCCGCATGTTGAAG aCCAAGGACAACAAGTTGACTTAAGCACTGGTAGAGCACTCATCGACTCTTCCGTTAAATTCAATGTACATGATTCATCAGTAACGGTAGGAGATAATGATAATCAAGCTGATACACAGGTTGGTGATTTAGAACGTTCAACACAGTCGATTGATTATCCATGTACATCATCAATGTCAAATGACGAAGAAGGCGATATAGAGACAATTGAAGAG CCTAGTGATGCTCCTGGCAAATCTCGGAATGTATCTAATCTTAAACGTCCTGCTCCAGAAGAGTCATCATCTTCAGACTCGTGGGCTTCAGAGTCAACTGCCACACAACAATCCAATGAACATAATCCACCATTTCACCATCATCAATCGATGACATCGGTTGTGAGTCATTCCAGTAGTGGAAGAGAGATAGATCAATCGCTGCCACCGCCACCCCCAACTAAACGGTCTCGTCAAACTCTCACACCCATACTTACATCTGATGCTAATTACCATTTGAAATTCTCTTATGGGATCAATGCATGGCGTCACTGGGTGCAGCAAAAATCAACTTCTTCATCTACAGACAAACCTAGATCTAATGCAGCTGCAATGCAACAATATTCACACTTATATGCTGATTTATTAAACATGAGTGATGCCGATCTTAATATCGCATTAAGTCAGTTTGTTCGTGAAGTTCGCAAACCAAATAATGAATGTTATGTGGCTGATTCAATTTTCTATTTGTGTCTAG GTATTCAAGAGTATCTCAACGAAAATGGTCGTACTGTAAACTTATTTGGCGATCCTGCGTTCACTAGTCTATCTAGAGCTTTGAATGAAATATTAGCCAATTTCCAACCACGTATTAGTCCTGAGGGACTTCTTATCTGTCGTATCGAAGAAGAACATTTATGGGAAGCAAAACAATTAGGTTCACAATCAGCTGAG ATTTTATTATTCACTATGCTTTACTACAATACCAAACATATTGGTTTACGACTTGGTACCGTTCATCGACAATTATCATTCTCACAATTTCAAATCTCTGAAACAGCTGTTCTTTGTCATTTACCTGGTAATATGTTTGGTGAATCAGATGATTCTATCACTACATTAAGTTTAGATGCAAATCCTCAAAATCCACAACGATGTCCTGTTAAACTTTACAAAGCATACTTTGCCCGTTG TCCCCCAGAACTACTAGATTCCGATAGTGTGTTCTACTTGAATCCACTATACCCTCCACAATCTGATTTGTGGTTTTCAACCAATCCCGTTCGACCGACTGAATTGCAAGTGATActtaatagaattaaaatggTGAAAGAGATTCAAGAAGCATTTATGAACAGTCAACCAGATGGGGGCTTCTAA
- a CDS encoding hypothetical protein (EggNog:ENOG410V8IG~COG:T), producing the protein MKAPILLKPEAEPVFRPKRSVPYAAMFEVYKELGRFPIRVVIMPVSYSAWVAPIVVIKKANGASRICADFFTGLNAALEQYNSPLPNPEDFSTMLCFRAGPC; encoded by the coding sequence ATGAAAGCACCAATTCTGTTGAAACCTGAGGCTGAACCTGTTTTTCGTCCAAAGAGATCAGTGCCGTATGCTGCAATGTTCGAAGTTTATAAAGAACTTGGTCGCTTTCCAATCCGAGTAGTTATCATGCCTGTTTCTTATTCTGCTTGGGTAGCACCTATTGTAGTTATCAAAAAGGCTAATGGCGCTTCACGAATATGCGCAGACTTCTTCACGGGCCTTAACGCAGCTCTAGAACAGTATAATTCACCACTGCCAAACCCTGAAGATTTTTCAACTATGCTATGTTTCAGAGCTGGACCTTGTTGA
- a CDS encoding hypothetical protein (EggNog:ENOG41KOG0017~COG:C): MKAPILLKPEAEPVFRPKRSVPYAAMFEVYKELGRFPIRVVIMPVSYSAWVAPIVVIKKANGASRICADFFTGLNAALEQYNSPLPNPEDFSTMLRFRAGPC; this comes from the coding sequence ATGAAAGCACCAATTCTGTTGAAACCTGAGGCTGAACCTGTTTTTCGTCCAAAGAGATCAGTGCCGTATGCTGCAATGTTCGAAGTTTATAAAGAACTTGGTCGCTTTCCAATCCGAGTAGTTATCATGCCTGTTTCTTATTCTGCTTGGGTAGCACCTATTGTAGTTATCAAAAAGGCTAATGGCGCTTCACGAATATGCGCAGACTTCTTCACGGGCCTTAACGCAGCTCTAGAACAGTATAATTCACCACTGCCAAACCCTGAAGATTTTTCAACTATGCTACGTTTCAGAGCTGGACCTTGTTGA